A genomic segment from Phormidium ambiguum IAM M-71 encodes:
- a CDS encoding ATP-binding protein: MNSSAIAPVQFLQRQAASLLLYQSVLNDSPGKAFLNLLQALRHRDADGLSYLQAYGQWVKALANKNQSWQEYLLTKIIRDRNPFSQQAQYHNLADLPPALVAAASQDLQALQSLYECSGADISYWIQEAAQLPLAPVVWYLDSEPIIPRSAQESELIATWQELEDWTEILPSLANYYREFGTGIFAEHQAFRWQSGELVGILYPDPINLKELVGYELQREALIKNTEFLLAGYPALHVLLYGSRGTGKSSLVKSLLNEYGDRHLRLIEVGKTELKDLPLIVEKLRNLPQKFIIFVDDLSFEEDDDAFKALKVVLEGNLTARPQNVVVYATSNRRHLIREFFADRPRPSDNDEVHAWDTMQEKLSFSDRFGLTLTFEPTDQKTYLTIVQHLANQAAIKLPPEEIEQRALQWATRHNGRSGRTARQFVDFLRADLAISG; the protein is encoded by the coding sequence ATGAATTCTTCTGCGATCGCTCCAGTCCAATTCCTCCAACGTCAAGCAGCTTCTCTATTGCTGTACCAATCAGTTTTGAATGATTCCCCAGGTAAAGCGTTTCTCAACTTACTGCAAGCACTAAGACATCGTGACGCAGATGGACTCAGTTACTTACAAGCTTATGGGCAATGGGTAAAAGCTTTAGCGAACAAAAATCAAAGTTGGCAAGAATATTTATTAACCAAAATTATCCGCGATCGAAATCCTTTTAGTCAACAAGCACAATATCATAATTTAGCAGACTTACCACCCGCTTTAGTAGCTGCCGCTAGTCAAGATTTACAAGCATTACAAAGTCTTTATGAATGTAGTGGCGCAGATATTAGTTACTGGATTCAAGAAGCCGCTCAATTACCTTTGGCTCCTGTAGTTTGGTATTTAGACTCTGAGCCGATAATTCCTCGTTCAGCACAAGAGAGCGAGTTAATTGCTACTTGGCAAGAATTAGAAGATTGGACAGAAATTTTACCAAGTTTGGCTAATTATTATCGAGAATTTGGCACGGGAATATTTGCCGAACATCAAGCTTTTCGGTGGCAATCTGGAGAATTAGTAGGTATTTTATATCCCGATCCAATTAATTTAAAAGAGCTAGTTGGCTATGAGTTACAGCGAGAAGCATTAATTAAAAATACTGAATTTTTACTGGCAGGTTATCCAGCGCTTCATGTGTTACTTTATGGCAGTCGAGGAACTGGAAAATCTTCTTTAGTGAAAAGTTTATTGAATGAATATGGCGATCGCCACCTGCGTTTAATCGAAGTCGGCAAAACCGAACTCAAAGATTTACCGTTAATTGTGGAAAAGTTGCGAAATCTACCCCAAAAATTTATTATTTTTGTTGATGACCTTTCCTTTGAAGAAGACGATGATGCCTTCAAAGCTTTAAAAGTAGTTTTAGAAGGCAATTTAACTGCTAGACCACAAAACGTCGTAGTTTATGCTACCTCTAATCGACGACATTTAATTCGAGAATTTTTTGCTGATAGACCTCGACCAAGCGATAACGATGAAGTTCATGCTTGGGATACCATGCAAGAAAAACTTTCCTTTAGCGATCGCTTTGGCTTAACCTTAACTTTTGAACCAACAGACCAAAAAACTTATTTAACAATCGTCCAGCATTTAGCCAACCAAGCAGCAATTAAATTACCCCCAGAAGAAATAGAACAACGGGCGTTACAATGGGCAACTCGTCATAATGGCAGATCGGGGCGTACCGCACGCCAATTTGTAGATTTTTTAAGAGCAGATTTGGCAATTTCGGGTTAA
- a CDS encoding pentapeptide repeat-containing protein: MDANELIERYALGERNFSGVNLIGVNLENVNLDKANFSGAYLAATNLSRAHLTGVNFAGAFLHRANLSFAKLNEAVLTNADLTKANLKGAYLIKSVLKGTKLSGAILTAVNLRLANLEGINLCGADLRGVNLRSANLSYANLNWANLTGARLSGAILQGALLNGVKLSEALLNGVDLSGMELEGVNFSDSKLSGTNFTGSNLSASNLTNCQLRVSLLARSNLHAANLTGAVLSKADLCEADLSKADLTTATLIEADLTGAKLNMANLNEADLSDSSLRKAYLWGANLKVAELRGADLRGASLRGAYLHGADWRDAILTGATMPDGSLHE; the protein is encoded by the coding sequence ATGGACGCTAATGAATTAATCGAACGTTATGCACTGGGAGAGAGAAACTTTAGTGGTGTTAATCTCATCGGAGTAAATTTAGAAAATGTTAATTTAGACAAAGCCAACTTTTCCGGTGCATATTTGGCAGCAACTAACTTAAGTCGAGCGCACTTAACTGGAGTAAATTTTGCAGGTGCTTTCTTGCATCGAGCCAACTTAAGCTTTGCGAAACTTAATGAAGCTGTACTAACAAATGCTGACTTAACCAAGGCTAATTTGAAAGGCGCATATTTAATTAAATCAGTACTTAAAGGAACCAAACTAAGTGGAGCCATATTAACCGCAGTTAATTTGCGTTTAGCTAACTTAGAAGGTATAAATTTATGTGGAGCCGATTTAAGAGGAGTTAATTTACGTTCTGCTAATCTCAGCTATGCTAATTTAAATTGGGCTAATCTTACTGGAGCCAGATTAAGTGGCGCGATACTGCAAGGAGCGTTACTCAATGGAGTTAAATTATCCGAAGCTCTACTCAACGGTGTAGATTTGAGTGGTATGGAATTAGAAGGAGTTAACTTTAGTGACTCTAAGTTAAGTGGCACTAATTTCACTGGAAGTAACTTATCAGCAAGTAATTTGACTAATTGCCAATTGCGTGTTTCGTTATTAGCGCGATCGAATTTACACGCCGCAAATTTAACAGGAGCAGTGCTTTCTAAAGCAGATTTGTGCGAGGCAGATTTGAGCAAGGCGGATTTAACTACGGCAACTTTAATTGAAGCTGACTTAACTGGAGCTAAATTAAATATGGCTAATTTAAATGAAGCCGATTTGTCAGATTCTAGTTTACGGAAAGCTTACCTTTGGGGAGCTAATTTAAAAGTAGCAGAATTGAGAGGTGCAGACTTAAGAGGAGCTAGTCTTCGGGGTGCTTATTTACATGGCGCAGACTGGCGAGATGCAATTTTAACTGGTGCCACAATGCCAGACGGTAGTTTACATGAATAA
- a CDS encoding RNA recognition motif domain-containing protein, translating into MSIYVGNLSYNVTEADLTSVFGEYGSVKRVQLPTDRETGRVRGFGFVEMGADAEETAAIEALDGAEWMGRDLKVNKAKPREERGSSFGGGHRNNNSSRRY; encoded by the coding sequence ATGTCAATCTATGTAGGTAATTTGTCCTATAACGTTACAGAAGCCGATCTAACTTCTGTATTTGGAGAATATGGCTCGGTAAAACGAGTTCAGTTACCAACTGACCGCGAAACAGGTCGGGTACGCGGTTTTGGTTTTGTAGAAATGGGTGCCGATGCTGAAGAAACAGCAGCTATTGAAGCACTTGATGGCGCAGAGTGGATGGGTCGTGATTTGAAAGTCAATAAAGCAAAACCTCGTGAAGAACGCGGTAGCTCATTTGGCGGTGGACACAGAAATAACAACTCTTCCCGTCGCTACTAA
- a CDS encoding PAS domain-containing protein produces the protein MNNGSSWKTTYWKYHPYLVAIVANTIVLIFTLLLQPILTPTLFALFYASITLTSLYGGKKAGILATVLAGISFKFFFIAPIYSLAIFSAKELFRLIILLSVALLLVFVSSSLRSAKLRVEKNFQKLRETQQMFESFMNHTPGPAYIKDEAGRYIYVNQTAEQIFKRQLKDFLGKTDFDFFPADIAQQWSDNDLAVLSANQAIEFIETALQTDGEHIYTAFKFPLPGTQGRKLLAGISLDITESQRIKEALHESNERYRLLAEGLPQFVWISDNNYQLEYCNQYWYEYTGLNRKQTLNSGWSTVVYPDDVERLIQRWKVAAAVNESYEIEYRVRQINGEYRWFLSSVAPIHDSRGNVIKWVGTAIDIHDRKQAEAQRTQLLTAEQTARQEAELAKTQAEVERSRLQEFFRKAPALIAVTKGRDHVYEFVNTAHQQVVGRSEVELIGKPMKEIFPELQGQGFFEAIDEVYQTGKTFVGNEMPATYDRYNNGIIYQGFFNCVYQPLWNTAGEVEGILLHAVEVTEQVLARQQTEELLKQLESERALLEAVLQQMPGGVIIAEAPSGKLILGNKQVEEIWRKPFIPSDNVEQYREYSGFHLDGKLYQIEEWPLARSLSTGEIITGEVIKILRGDDSYGFIEVSSTPICDRTGNIVAGVVTFHDITERKQVEKEREQLLAREQAAREESEAANRTKDEFLAVLSHELRSPLNPILGWAKLLRTRQLNPTKTAQALETIERNAKLQAQLVEDLLDVSRILRGKLSLNIAPVNLINVIEAAIETVRLAALAKSIQIDTIFSQNIGLVTGDANRLQQVIWNLLSNAVKFTQIGGKVEIRLQEVNHQAQIEVIDNGKGIQPEFLPYVFDYFRQADSSTTRKFGGLGLGLAIVRQVVELHGGTVLAASAGEGEGAIFTVTLPLLKEENKILKLENNGNYSLKPSTLPLIGLKILLVDDEPDVRQLISFILEEYGATITVVSSAKEALSALNKFLPDLLVSDIGMPEMDGYMLIENVRSFPMEKGGTIPAIALTAYAGEYNEQKALSSGFHKHIAKPVEPETLIQAITSLVQPKNLSQNLTEK, from the coding sequence TTGAACAACGGTTCCAGCTGGAAAACAACCTATTGGAAATACCATCCCTATCTGGTGGCTATCGTTGCTAATACGATCGTCTTAATTTTTACACTGCTTTTACAACCCATACTTACACCAACGCTTTTTGCTTTGTTTTATGCTTCGATTACACTCACTTCACTTTATGGGGGAAAAAAAGCCGGGATACTAGCCACAGTATTAGCAGGAATCAGCTTCAAATTCTTTTTTATTGCGCCAATTTACTCCTTAGCTATTTTTTCAGCAAAAGAGTTATTTCGACTAATTATACTTTTATCTGTAGCTTTGTTATTGGTGTTTGTTAGTAGCAGTTTGCGAAGTGCTAAGTTACGAGTAGAAAAAAACTTTCAAAAGCTTCGAGAAACTCAGCAAATGTTTGAAAGTTTTATGAATCATACTCCTGGTCCAGCATATATTAAAGATGAAGCGGGGCGTTATATCTATGTTAATCAAACAGCTGAGCAAATATTTAAGCGTCAATTAAAAGATTTTTTAGGAAAAACTGATTTTGACTTTTTCCCCGCAGATATAGCCCAACAATGGAGTGATAATGATTTAGCCGTTTTATCCGCAAATCAAGCCATAGAATTTATTGAAACTGCTTTACAAACAGATGGCGAACATATATATACTGCGTTCAAATTTCCCCTTCCTGGTACTCAAGGTAGAAAGCTATTAGCAGGTATATCATTAGATATAACGGAATCCCAGCGGATTAAGGAAGCATTGCATGAAAGTAACGAACGCTATCGCTTATTAGCAGAAGGTTTGCCACAATTTGTGTGGATTTCTGATAATAATTACCAACTAGAATATTGCAATCAATATTGGTATGAATATACAGGTTTAAATAGAAAACAAACTCTTAATTCTGGTTGGTCTACGGTTGTTTATCCTGATGATGTAGAACGGTTAATTCAGCGATGGAAGGTAGCCGCAGCAGTTAATGAAAGCTACGAAATAGAGTATCGAGTTCGCCAAATTAATGGGGAATATCGCTGGTTTTTAAGTTCTGTTGCTCCGATTCATGATTCTCGCGGTAATGTGATTAAATGGGTGGGAACTGCGATCGATATTCACGATCGCAAACAAGCAGAAGCACAACGTACACAACTTTTAACCGCCGAACAAACAGCACGTCAAGAAGCAGAACTAGCAAAAACTCAAGCAGAAGTAGAACGTTCTCGACTGCAAGAATTTTTTCGTAAAGCCCCAGCATTAATTGCTGTTACTAAAGGACGCGATCATGTTTATGAATTTGTAAATACTGCTCATCAACAAGTAGTTGGTCGTTCAGAAGTGGAATTAATTGGTAAACCAATGAAAGAAATTTTTCCCGAATTACAGGGACAAGGTTTTTTTGAAGCAATCGATGAAGTTTATCAAACAGGAAAAACTTTTGTGGGTAATGAAATGCCTGCTACTTACGATCGCTACAATAATGGCATTATTTACCAAGGATTTTTCAATTGTGTTTACCAACCTTTGTGGAATACGGCTGGTGAAGTAGAAGGTATATTGCTTCATGCAGTAGAAGTAACAGAACAAGTATTAGCTAGACAACAAACTGAGGAATTACTAAAACAATTAGAGTCAGAAAGGGCACTTTTAGAAGCAGTTTTACAACAAATGCCAGGAGGAGTAATTATTGCTGAAGCTCCTTCCGGTAAGCTAATTTTAGGTAACAAACAAGTAGAAGAAATTTGGCGAAAACCGTTTATTCCTTCTGATAATGTAGAACAATATCGTGAATATTCAGGGTTTCATCTTGATGGTAAATTATATCAAATCGAAGAATGGCCTTTAGCTCGATCGCTCAGTACAGGTGAAATTATTACAGGCGAAGTAATTAAGATTTTACGGGGTGATGATAGTTATGGTTTCATTGAAGTAAGTTCAACACCAATTTGCGATCGCACAGGAAACATTGTTGCAGGTGTTGTAACTTTCCATGACATTACAGAACGGAAACAAGTCGAAAAAGAGCGCGAACAACTTTTAGCGCGAGAGCAAGCCGCCAGAGAAGAATCCGAAGCCGCCAACCGCACCAAAGACGAATTTTTAGCCGTACTTTCTCATGAACTGCGATCGCCTTTAAACCCGATTTTAGGCTGGGCAAAACTATTAAGAACTCGGCAATTAAATCCGACTAAAACTGCTCAAGCATTAGAAACTATTGAGCGTAATGCTAAATTACAAGCACAGTTAGTTGAAGACTTATTAGATGTTTCCCGAATTTTACGGGGAAAACTCAGTTTAAATATTGCTCCAGTAAATTTAATCAATGTTATTGAAGCCGCAATAGAAACAGTCCGGTTAGCTGCACTTGCTAAATCTATCCAAATTGATACAATTTTTTCCCAAAATATTGGCTTAGTTACAGGTGATGCAAACCGACTCCAACAAGTAATTTGGAACTTATTATCCAACGCAGTTAAGTTTACTCAAATTGGTGGCAAAGTAGAAATCAGATTACAGGAAGTTAATCATCAAGCACAAATTGAAGTTATTGATAATGGTAAAGGGATTCAACCTGAATTTCTCCCTTATGTTTTTGATTATTTCCGCCAAGCTGATAGTAGCACAACTCGTAAATTTGGTGGCTTAGGTTTGGGATTGGCGATCGTCCGTCAAGTAGTAGAATTGCACGGCGGCACTGTATTGGCAGCTAGTGCTGGAGAAGGTGAAGGTGCAATTTTTACGGTTACATTGCCCTTATTAAAGGAAGAAAATAAAATTTTAAAGTTAGAAAATAACGGCAATTATTCTCTTAAACCTAGTACCTTACCTTTGATTGGTTTAAAAATTTTACTAGTAGATGATGAGCCAGATGTTAGACAATTAATTAGTTTTATTTTAGAAGAATATGGCGCAACAATTACCGTAGTATCGTCAGCCAAAGAAGCATTATCAGCATTAAATAAGTTTCTTCCCGACCTTTTAGTTAGTGATATTGGAATGCCAGAAATGGATGGTTATATGTTGATTGAAAACGTTCGTTCTTTTCCAATGGAAAAGGGAGGAACCATTCCAGCGATCGCACTTACCGCTTACGCCGGAGAATATAATGAACAAAAAGCACTCTCTAGCGGATTTCACAAACATATTGCTAAACCCGTAGAACCAGAAACCTTAATACAAGCAATTACCAGTTTAGTTCAACCAAAAAATCTTAGCCAAAATCTCACAGAAAAATAA
- a CDS encoding DUF4079 domain-containing protein, with the protein MELNDFLALVHPAIAIIVVFPIVGIVVYFAWQTRQRRLQTVEGNKSKIPPTVGLDHVNIGRVLSGSVVGVTLVGLAYPIFNHIYRENVWGNNSFQVIFIGLMFAAAIASFVFLYQAKTKLWRGVFATLTGVAVVILGCQDGVFRRTNEWYWSHYYIGIAATLLMIFALAILPNIYQDRSNRWRNIHIVLSCIALLLFAGQGMTGTRDLLEIPLTWQKPYIFSCDFANKTCPKPAPPPENNP; encoded by the coding sequence ATGGAATTGAATGATTTTTTGGCGTTGGTTCATCCAGCGATCGCAATTATTGTCGTTTTCCCGATCGTTGGTATTGTCGTTTACTTTGCATGGCAAACTCGCCAGCGTCGCTTACAAACAGTAGAGGGAAACAAAAGTAAAATTCCCCCTACTGTAGGTTTAGATCACGTTAATATAGGACGGGTTCTTTCGGGATCTGTAGTCGGTGTAACATTGGTGGGATTGGCATATCCCATTTTTAACCATATTTACCGAGAAAATGTTTGGGGAAACAATTCTTTCCAAGTCATTTTTATTGGGTTGATGTTTGCAGCTGCGATCGCTTCTTTTGTCTTTCTTTACCAAGCCAAAACCAAACTTTGGCGCGGAGTTTTTGCCACCTTAACAGGTGTTGCTGTAGTAATTCTTGGCTGTCAAGACGGCGTATTTCGCCGGACAAATGAATGGTATTGGTCACATTACTACATCGGTATTGCTGCAACACTACTAATGATTTTTGCCTTAGCAATTTTACCGAATATTTATCAAGATCGGTCTAATCGTTGGCGAAACATTCATATAGTCTTAAGTTGCATTGCTCTCTTACTTTTTGCTGGACAAGGAATGACAGGAACCAGAGATTTATTAGAAATTCCCTTAACCTGGCAAAAACCTTACATTTTTAGTTGTGATTTCGCTAACAAAACTTGCCCCAAACCTGCTCCTCCACCCGAAAATAATCCGTAA
- a CDS encoding glycogen debranching protein, with protein sequence MTIWVNEQIDPSGIIYSCIATCNEEQAKACQESFQQNLTEEQKTAGWVVSLRTVESWDDVPVSALKLN encoded by the coding sequence GTGACTATTTGGGTAAATGAACAAATCGATCCGTCAGGTATTATTTACTCTTGTATTGCTACTTGTAACGAGGAACAAGCAAAAGCTTGCCAGGAATCATTTCAACAAAATTTGACAGAAGAGCAAAAAACCGCAGGTTGGGTAGTAAGTCTGCGAACTGTAGAATCATGGGATGACGTGCCAGTTAGTGCTTTGAAATTAAATTAA
- the ftsH3 gene encoding ATP-dependent zinc metalloprotease FtsH3, producing the protein MNKQWRNAGLYALLALVVVALATAFFDKQPQTRETWRYDQFIRAVESKRVAKVSISADRSFARLTDPEDPKGKTVIVNLPNDPELINTLTKNQVDISVLPPSDDAFWLRALSSLFFPILLLVGLFFLLRRAQNGPGSQAMNFGKSKARVQMEPQTQVTFGDVAGIDQAKLELNEVVDFLKNADRFTAVGAKIPKGVLLVGPPGTGKTLLARAVAGEAGVPFFSISGSEFVEMFVGVGASRVRDLFEQAKSNAPCIVFIDEIDAVGRQRGAGLGGGNDEREQTLNQLLTEMDGFEGNTGIIIIAATNRPDVLDAALLRPGRFDRQVVVDRPDFAGRLEILNVHARGKTLAQDVDLERIARRTPGFTGADLSNLLNEAAILAARRNLTEISMDEVNDAIDRVLAGPEKKDRMMSEKRKAVVAYHEAGHAVVGALMPDFDPVQKISIIPRGQAGGITWFAPSEDRLDSGLLSRSYLQNRMAMLLGGRVAEEIIFGEEEVTTGASSDLQQVARVARQMVMRFGMSDRVGQVALGRQQGNMFLGRDIMSERDFSEETAALVDEEVRILVDEAYKRAKDVLVSNRALLDQLSALLIEKETVDADELQEILANSDVTMASLA; encoded by the coding sequence GTGAATAAGCAGTGGAGAAACGCAGGGCTATATGCACTGCTAGCCTTAGTAGTAGTTGCATTAGCAACCGCCTTTTTTGACAAACAGCCACAAACGAGAGAAACTTGGCGCTACGACCAGTTTATCCGGGCAGTTGAAAGCAAACGAGTAGCCAAAGTTAGTATTAGTGCAGATCGATCGTTTGCTCGTCTGACAGATCCAGAAGATCCTAAAGGCAAAACCGTTATAGTTAACCTCCCCAACGATCCCGAATTAATCAACACTTTAACCAAAAATCAAGTTGACATCTCAGTTTTACCCCCAAGTGATGATGCTTTCTGGTTAAGAGCACTGAGCAGTTTATTTTTCCCGATTTTACTTTTAGTGGGACTGTTCTTTTTACTCAGACGCGCTCAGAATGGCCCGGGTTCGCAGGCGATGAACTTTGGGAAGTCGAAAGCGCGGGTGCAAATGGAACCACAAACCCAAGTAACTTTCGGGGATGTGGCGGGTATTGACCAAGCGAAACTGGAACTTAACGAAGTTGTAGACTTTTTGAAGAATGCCGATCGCTTTACCGCAGTCGGTGCGAAAATTCCTAAAGGCGTACTCTTGGTTGGCCCTCCGGGAACTGGTAAAACTTTATTAGCCCGTGCGGTAGCTGGGGAAGCAGGCGTACCTTTCTTCAGTATTTCTGGTTCTGAGTTTGTGGAAATGTTCGTCGGCGTGGGTGCTTCCCGCGTGCGCGACTTGTTTGAACAAGCTAAATCTAATGCACCTTGTATCGTATTTATTGATGAAATTGATGCGGTAGGTCGTCAGCGTGGTGCTGGTTTAGGCGGTGGTAACGATGAACGGGAACAAACCTTAAACCAACTACTAACCGAAATGGATGGTTTTGAAGGTAACACCGGAATCATTATTATTGCAGCTACCAACCGTCCTGATGTATTAGATGCGGCGTTGTTACGTCCAGGTCGTTTTGACCGTCAGGTAGTAGTAGACCGTCCTGACTTTGCGGGACGTTTGGAAATTCTGAACGTTCATGCTCGGGGCAAGACTTTGGCGCAAGATGTAGACTTGGAAAGAATTGCGCGTCGGACTCCAGGTTTTACTGGTGCAGACTTGTCTAACTTGCTCAACGAAGCGGCAATTTTGGCAGCGCGTCGTAATTTGACGGAAATCTCAATGGATGAAGTCAATGACGCGATCGATCGCGTATTAGCTGGCCCCGAAAAGAAAGACCGGATGATGAGCGAAAAACGCAAAGCGGTAGTAGCTTATCACGAAGCTGGTCACGCAGTAGTTGGTGCGTTAATGCCTGACTTTGACCCAGTACAAAAGATTAGCATTATTCCTCGCGGTCAAGCTGGTGGGATTACTTGGTTTGCTCCCAGCGAAGATAGACTAGATTCTGGTTTATTGAGCCGTTCTTACTTGCAAAACCGGATGGCGATGCTGTTGGGTGGTCGAGTCGCAGAAGAAATCATCTTTGGTGAAGAAGAGGTTACTACTGGTGCTTCGAGTGACTTGCAGCAAGTAGCGAGAGTAGCACGTCAGATGGTGATGCGCTTTGGAATGAGCGATCGTGTCGGACAAGTTGCTCTCGGTCGTCAGCAAGGTAATATGTTCTTAGGCAGAGATATCATGTCAGAGCGTGATTTCTCGGAAGAAACAGCAGCGTTGGTAGATGAAGAAGTTCGGATTTTAGTTGATGAAGCTTATAAACGAGCTAAGGATGTGTTAGTTAGTAACCGTGCTTTGCTGGATCAGTTATCAGCTTTGTTAATTGAAAAAGAAACTGTAGACGCTGATGAATTACAAGAAATCTTGGCAAACAGTGATGTCACAATGGCTTCTTTAGCTTAG
- a CDS encoding TlpA family protein disulfide reductase, which translates to MRKTSALLLGLSISSLVFSASLVTATSARTFVKSDNAIAQANPNTSQLKNVGGPLAKELQGKPVVVDIYATWCPACKTLEPTLSQLRKEYAGKANFVIFDVTDKAKTTRSEAKARQLGLDKFFAANKSKTATVAIIDPATGNILVQHRKNPDKAAYTSVLNSAIARN; encoded by the coding sequence ATGCGTAAAACTTCAGCATTGCTGCTTGGTTTGTCTATCAGCAGCTTGGTTTTCAGTGCTTCTTTAGTAACTGCAACTTCAGCTAGAACATTTGTGAAAAGTGATAATGCGATCGCGCAAGCAAATCCTAATACTAGTCAATTAAAAAATGTCGGCGGCCCATTAGCAAAAGAACTGCAAGGAAAACCTGTTGTTGTAGATATTTATGCTACTTGGTGTCCGGCTTGCAAAACACTTGAACCTACCTTATCTCAGTTACGTAAAGAATATGCAGGAAAAGCTAATTTTGTAATTTTTGATGTTACTGATAAAGCGAAAACTACACGCTCAGAAGCTAAAGCCAGACAACTAGGATTAGATAAATTCTTTGCTGCTAATAAGTCGAAAACTGCAACAGTTGCCATTATCGATCCTGCTACAGGAAATATCTTAGTGCAACACAGAAAAAATCCAGATAAAGCTGCTTATACATCTGTACTAAATTCGGCGATTGCGAGAAATTAG
- a CDS encoding tellurite resistance TerB family protein, with amino-acid sequence MGLFDKIKGSRKQSETKLGPAEAFAAIALVAVAADGYITDSEAQAIVTILSRMQLFRSYPGDVMRKMIDRLLGILQREGTDALCNSAIASLPHELRETSFAVATDIVLADGEVTEEEETLLNDLCRLLEIEEETAIKIIDVMMIKNKG; translated from the coding sequence ATGGGATTATTTGATAAAATCAAAGGCAGTCGTAAGCAGAGTGAAACCAAACTAGGCCCAGCAGAAGCCTTTGCAGCGATCGCACTTGTTGCTGTAGCCGCAGATGGTTACATTACAGATTCAGAAGCTCAAGCAATCGTTACCATTCTATCAAGAATGCAACTATTTAGAAGCTATCCTGGCGACGTAATGAGAAAAATGATCGATCGGCTGTTGGGTATTCTTCAAAGAGAAGGAACAGATGCCTTATGTAATTCAGCCATTGCTAGTCTTCCCCACGAACTAAGAGAAACATCCTTCGCTGTAGCAACTGATATTGTGTTGGCGGATGGAGAAGTAACAGAAGAAGAAGAAACTTTATTAAACGATCTTTGCCGACTATTAGAAATAGAAGAAGAAACAGCAATTAAAATTATTGATGTCATGATGATTAAAAACAAAGGCTAA